GCCACCCTTGTCTTCCGCCTTCAGCTTCATGCTGATCACGTCAGAGCCTGCGCCCGGCTCGCTCATGGCCAGCGCACCCACATGCTCGCCGCTGATGAGCTTGGGCAGGTACTTGGCTTTCTGGGCGTCGGTGCCGTTGCGGTTGATCTGGTTGACGCACAGGTTGCTGTGCGCGCCGTAGCTCAGACCCACCGAAGCGCTCGCGCGGCTGATCTCTTCCATGGCCACCATATGAGCCAGATAACCCATGCCGGCGCCACCGTACTCTTCAGAAACTGTGATGCCCAGCACGCCCAGATCGCCCATCTTGCGCCAGGCATCCATGGGGAACTGGTCGTTCTTGTCGATCTCGGCCGCGCGGGGCGCGATCTCGGCCTGGGCAAAGTCGCGCACTGCGTCGCGCAGCGCATCGATGTCTTCGCCGAGTTGGAAGTTGAGGCCGGGCAGGTTGTTCATGGGGAGTCTCCTGAGAATGGATTGTTGAAGTCAATAGGTTTTGGCCACGGGCACCAGCGTTTGCTGCATCACGGCGCAATCGGTGCGCTTGCCATCGGGCGCAATGTGCACCACCTCGGCGCTGCTGACGATGATGCGCTTGCCACCCTTGATCACGCGACCCGTCGCTTGCAGCTCGCCGCCCTGGAAAGCCGCGAGGAAATTGATTTTGTACTCCACTGTCGTGACTTCCATGCCGTCAGGCGCCACAGTGAGTGCGGCGTAGCCGCCCGCAATATCGGCCAGCGCGCCCATGGCGCCACCGTGGAAGCCGCCTTGTTGCTGGCTAACCCGTTCGGAATAGGGCATGGCCAGCGTGACCGTGCCGCGCGCAACGCGCAGCAACCGCACGTCCAGTTGCCGCATCATGCCCTGACGATCCAGACTGGCCTGCACGCGATCGCGCAACACCGGGTCTTCAACGAACTCAGAAGAATTGATCTCACTCATGGGGCTGTGGCGTAGGGCTTGGAGGGGGACGAATTTGCTTTACGTTTACGTAAACGTCAATTATCACCGATACCTGCGATCTTCGACAAGCCCAGGGCCGTACACGGTATGGGCCGCTATGCTCAGGCCCAATGCCCTTCACCTTGCAAAACCCGGTTCACAGCGAGCTGGTGATCAAAAAAAGCCGCTTCATTGGCTGCGTGGAACCCTGCGCGGGCCGCGAAGCCGCGCTGGCCCGCGTGGCCGAACTCAGAACGGAACATCCCGGCGCCACCCACGTCTGCTGGGCCTTGATGGCCGGCGGCCATTCGGCGGCGAACGACGATGGCGAACCCGGGGGCACGGCGGGCAGGCCCATGCTGGAAGTGCTGCGGCACCAGGATCTGGAAGGCGTGCTGGCCACGGTGGTGCGCTACTACGGCGGCATCCAGCTGGGTGCGGGCGGTTTGGTGCGCGCTTACACCGACAGCGTGGCCCAGGCCCTGCTCAAGGCCGAGAAGGCACCGGTGATTCACCACAGCAGCTTGCGCTGCTTGGTGCCCTACGCGCTCGAGGGCTGGTTGCGCCGGGAGCTGGACGCGCACAGCGCCCACCT
This region of Hydrogenophaga crassostreae genomic DNA includes:
- a CDS encoding PaaI family thioesterase; protein product: MSEINSSEFVEDPVLRDRVQASLDRQGMMRQLDVRLLRVARGTVTLAMPYSERVSQQQGGFHGGAMGALADIAGGYAALTVAPDGMEVTTVEYKINFLAAFQGGELQATGRVIKGGKRIIVSSAEVVHIAPDGKRTDCAVMQQTLVPVAKTY
- a CDS encoding IMPACT family protein, whose translation is MPFTLQNPVHSELVIKKSRFIGCVEPCAGREAALARVAELRTEHPGATHVCWALMAGGHSAANDDGEPGGTAGRPMLEVLRHQDLEGVLATVVRYYGGIQLGAGGLVRAYTDSVAQALLKAEKAPVIHHSSLRCLVPYALEGWLRRELDAHSAHLMEALHGEGVEVTLSVPEANTAALVSRINDAGQGQVIWRKTENETD